A region of Necator americanus strain Aroian chromosome I, whole genome shotgun sequence DNA encodes the following proteins:
- a CDS encoding hypothetical protein (NECATOR_CHRI.G685.T1), whose translation MQKLLSVRIGRLESLSRRGSCVGDCPPSSHRPLSNHLRKSFVSASATELFDRRFRRSIRSIYGKVAGFVCNFFKGNHKAFATPFSFGSL comes from the exons ATGCAAAAACTCTTATCTGTCCGCATCGGTCGCCTTGAAAGCTTATCTCGGCGAGGATCTTGTGTTGGTGACTGTCCGCCGTCGTCTCATCGGCCCCTCTCGAATCACCTTCGAAAGTCTTTCGTTTCCGCCTCCGCCACAGAGTTGTTCGATCGTCGATTTCGTCGATCCATACGTTCAATATATGGAAAAG TTGCTGGTTTCGTTTGCAACTTCTTCAAAGGGAATCACAAGGCGTTTGCTAcacctttttcttt tggaagTCTCTAG
- a CDS encoding hypothetical protein (NECATOR_CHRI.G686.T1), with amino-acid sequence MSGKSPDSGIYNSMSIAHVRLSLNLGMLKRDALLDGMSMQVMRQLFTVNSFVVVVVVVVVVVVACCL; translated from the exons atgagcggaaaatCCCCGGATTCCggaatctacaactccatgtCTAtcgcccatgttcgactgtctttgaatctcggcatgttgaaac GAGATGCTTTACTCGATGGAATGTCCATGCAGGTTATGCGACAGCTTTTTACTGTTaattcttttgttgttgttgttgttgttgttgttgttgttgttgtggctTGTTGTTTGTGA